The nucleotide window ATCCTTTTTGATAAATGTGAAGTAAATCATCTGTTTTCCTAATCCTGTACAACACCTTTTAAGactatatttagagatgagcgaatttacagtaaactcgattcgtcaagaacttctcggctcggcagttgatgactttatcctgcataaattagttcagctttcaggtgctccgatggactggaaaagatggatacagtcctaggagactctttcctaggactgtatccaccttttctagcccaccggagcaccggaaagctgaactaatttatgcaggaaaagtcataaactgccgagccgagaagttcgtgacgaatcaaatttactgtaaattcgctcatctctaaatatattgGCCAGGTTTCCAGCCCCTCTTACATGTAGGCTTACCAGagggagaactttttttttttttttttctgccggagGGATAACTTTTGCCTACCTCTAAGGACCCTTTAACACTACAGAACTTTCTCGGCTGACTTTCTGCTGCAGAAAGTTTGGACCCCAGACTCGGAGCTTTTTCTGCAGAATGATTTGAGGTGGTCACTTTTTCTGCATTGTATAAAGATGTAGACTGCCTGCACAGTACACCGCAGTATATCCTCAGAGTTCAGCCACTTAttacctatctcagtgtttcccaaccagggtgcctccagctgttgcaaaactacaactcccagcatgcccagacagccgaaggctgtctgggcatgctgggagttgtagttttgcaacagctagaggcaccctggttgggaaaacgtTACCTATCCTGTGGTCAAGTCAGGGGGTCTGACTTTCCAGATTCCCCTCAATCACGAGGACAGAGGCCCCTTATTCCTACACCAGTCATTCTGCTGACCCCAATTGTAAGTGGTCAGATTCTAATGCTGTGGataggaaagttttttttttacattttgagaACCAATTTAGAGAATGGCACATTAGGGATATTGAAAGTgagatgtgtgttttttttttatttcattttcatttttatttttttttctctaatttcCCACAGGACGAAACATCTGACCTAGCCAAGATGTTCCTGCAGGCAGCAGAGGCTGTGGATGACATTCCATTTGGGATCACGTCAAGTGAGGCGGCATTCTCAAAGTATGAAGTTCAGAAGGACAATGAGGCCGTCCTCTTCAAGAAGGTATTAACTTTCAATTACTACAAATAGTTGGCCTAATGTTGTCTTGGAGAATTCTGCTGATCTGTTCACATGCGTGTCCGGATCTACTATAAACAGCTTCAGTACACAACAGCCCAcacttactattgcaaacccgatatgttttgtcgggttgtgcgccagattctggtgcattgcgccagaaattgtcTGCGCCAGAATGGAAGAAAAACccggctaaggctgcattcacatttcgTTTTTGCAGGTCCCGTTTCTGTACAAAAGTCTACAAACCTGGActgaaacgtatgcaaccgtatatgcctcctcacatttttaaactgtatacagtttgaaaactgATGCCCGTTTGCATAAGTTTTAATAagttttccttgaaggaaacttAGTTTTGTTTGTTAATTTCTTGTTTgttaacattttaaataaagttcgtttttttaattgaatttccccaaaaaatgaGACCGCATTGTGAAAACCGGATGTAACTGTACGCACATAGTTActggagatgagtgaacttacagtaaatttgattcgtcacgaacttctcggctcggcagttgatgacttatcctgtataaattaaatcagctttcaggtgctcccgtgggctggaaaaggtggatacagtcctaagactTTCATAGGACaccatccaccttttccagcccaccggagcacctgaaggctgaactaatttatgcaggataagtcatcaactgccgagccgagaagttcgtgacgaatcgaatttactgtaagttcactcatctctaacggttaccatagaactcccATTTTAAAATAACCATATATGGGTTGTATCCGGCTTTTCACCGGGACACACAACCGTAGTAGACTATGGTTTTTGTGTACAggtaaaaacagtataaacaggtaaatgatgcaaaacgtacacaacctgatgctacggttggcataccaCTTACAATGAAGTGTCTATAGATACGGTtcgatacatttattttatttttttcctggatacaggaacctgaaaaaggggaaagggggtgtggtcaccaaaaaggggcctgttcctgacattttctcaaaaacccaacatatttactaaggtttccatggaaaatgtggtggatttcagctgataaaaaccctacagatcagaggatgtgttaaaaaaataaaaataaacacttaGTATCTGAGAGCCAACATGTGAACAGCAGCTGAGATTTTGTACATACCGGATCTGTTCTCCGGGGCTTGCTTAATGCTTTTAGACTGTTTGCTTCTAAGAACTTACCAGGAAATGTGAGAAGGGGGTGTTCTGTGTTTCATCTGAACTGCCCCTGGCACATCTCCAGGTTAGATCAATGTATGACAGGACATTAGGCAACTGAATGGCATTGTCTGTCTCCTTGTGACCTATGGGCAGTGTATGCAAAGGCTATTTAATACTGGCACTTTAAAGTTTTCTAGTATAATTAAGAATGTAGGTAACCCTGTTAGATAAGCATCCCTTGTCTGTCTTTCCAGAACTACTTGGTTTAGTCCCAGCTTACTTTTCCTTACATCTGGTTAAAAATCAATCCCCCACCAAAGACGCCAGTCACAAAGTAATATACAaaatgttacaaatctttgtaaAAACCTCTGTTAAAGGGGACATGGTAAGAAATGAGGCACACGGGTTACAAGCACAGAAGACTGGCGAATGGTAGCAGTTCACACATTATTGTAACCAATACGTGTCGACCACAGCAAAAAAGATATCCAAGGAACCATGTGAAGAAGCTATAGCTGGACAAAACGACAAAGATAATATGTAAATATGGAGATGCTTTGCTACAAAGAAACACGAGAGGCAAAAACAAAGTGTATACCTGCCATGCGTGCTGTCTAAAACCACACCCGACGTACATTTCTCACTAAGGCTTCATCAGGGGGTTAAGTCagttgctgcttatactagtgaACTTGAAACAATTAATTCTCTTCCTTACAGTTCGATGAAGGAAGGAACAACTATGATGGGGAACTAACAAAGGAAAGCTTCCTAAACTTCTTAAGATCTAACCAGCTGCCTTTGGTCATTGAGTTTACTGAACAGGTAAGAGAAACATGACCCTGCACTAAAGTATATTGGGAGACAACTGAGCTCTGTGGCTGCAGTCAGGGCCTCATGGCCGCTGAATAGTTTTGCTAATGTTGGTGGTGGGGCCCAGGcataatatttttaaaatataaaaatttttatttattctataaaaatgtaatgtacaCACTTAAAAACATTGTCATTAAAAATACAATTCATTGAAACATACAGTATCATTTCTATCCCTACCAAATTCCCAAATCTGTCCTTTCAATGTGAaggaaagtgtgtgtgtgtgtgtgtgttaaaataaaatattataatagatgagcgaacttacagtaaattcgattcatcacgaacttctcggctcaacagttgatgacttatcctgcgtaaattggttcagccttcaggtgcttctgtgggctggaaaaggtggatacagtcctaggaaagtcttctaggactgtatccaccttttccggagcacctgaaagctgaactaatttatgcaggaaaagtcatcaactcccgagccgagaagttcataacgaatcgaatttactgtaagttagctCAGCTCGAATtataatgtatataaaatattataattaaaaatgtgtataaaatattaataaaaatgtgtataaaatattattaaatatttttatacatttttaattataACTTAGaatttaaaatgtatataatattagaatttaaaatgtgtaaaataaaaatttttctaaaatgtttAGACAGCACCAAAGATCTTCGGTGGGGAGATTAAGACACACATTCTGCAGTTCCTGCCAAAGAGTCTGCCTGACTACCAAGACAAACTGGACAACTTTAAGAAAGCAGCTGAAAGCTTCAAGGGAAAGGTAAGCATTGGTGTAGTTGTAGACAAaggtgttgcaagactacaacgtcCAGCAactatccagggtgcctccagctgttgcaaaactacaactcccagcatgcccggacagccaaaggctgtccgggcatgctgggagttgtagttttgcaacagctggatgcatacCTGTTGGGGAAGCACTGCATTAAATGGAGTGATGGCCAATCCAGCTGGAGACACAGGGCAAACATAGTAATCTAGTTGTGCAATTAACAGCTGCAGTTTCTTTTTCTGCCAGATCCTCTTCATCTTCATAGATAGCGACCACACGGACAACCAACGTATTCTGGAATTTTTCGGATTGAAAAAGGAAGAATGCCCGGCTGTGAGACTGATCACCCTGGAGGAGGAGATGACCAAGTACAAGCCGGAGTCTGATGACCTCTCAGCTGAGAAGATCAAGGATTTCTGTAACCGTTTCTTGGAGGGAAAAGTCAAGGTGCCATCTGTTTGCATTGCCTTAATGCATAAAGTGTTAATCACTTGAGCACTTTGACATGTCAAATTTAAGATCACAGTGACTCTCAGTCCCGAAACCCATTGCTGTAGTGAGTTGGGCATTCTGCACCCCTCtctggctgtcaatcaaatctgactCTTTAATTGCTTTAGTCTATGGCACGAATGAGCCGGTGAGAGCTGCCACACTTCCAGCTTATAACTCAATGACTGAGACTCTGTGCAATCTAAATTTCTGACATGTGAATATACTGCCCTTTGCACGCTGGAATTTCCAGTGCAGCAGTCTCCCATTGtttccaatgggattctgctgtacttgGCATATTGCTGAATTTCTTTGGCAGAAACTTAAATTCCAAACTTTGCTTAACGAactaaaggagttctgtagagagatacatggagggagagtgtcggccgcagctttctGCAGGGGTCGGAACAGCAGCTTCTGTCAGAATGCCAGGTTCCTGTCCaggagatcgtgggagtcccagcGGTCTTCCTGTCCGACCCCCTGCCAATCtagaacttataccctatcctgtttcactgcactactcctttaaccccttaaggacgcaggacgtaaatgtacgtcctggtgaggtggtacttaacgcaccaggacgtacatttacgtcctaagcataaccgcgggcatcggagcgatgcccgtgtcatgcgcggctgatcccggctgctaatcgcagccagggacccgccggcaatggccgacgcccgcgatctcgcgggcgtccgccattaacccctcaggtgccgggatcaatacagatcccggcatctgcgggagttcgcgattaaaatgaacgatcggatcgcccgcagcgctgctgcggggatccgatcattcataacgccgcacggaggtcccctcaccttcctccgtgcggctcccggcgtctcctgctctggtctgtgatcgagcagaccagagcagaagataaccgataacactgatctgttctatgtcctatacatagaacagatcagtattagcaatcatggtattgctatgaatagtcccctatggggactattcaagtgtaaaaaaaaatgtaaaagtaaaaaaaaagtgaaaaatcccctcccccaataaaaaagtaaaacgtccgttttttcctattttacccccaaaaagcgtaaaaaacattttttatagacatatttggtatcgccgcgtgcgtaaatgtccgaactattaaaataaaatgttaatgatcccgtacggtgaacggcgtgaacgaaaaaaattttaaaaagtccaaaattcctacttttttaatacattttattaaaaaaaattataaaaaatttattaagttttttatatgcaaatgtggtatcaaaaaaaagtacagatcatggcgcataaaatgagcccccataccgccgcttatactgaaaaataaaaaagttataggtcatcaaaataaagggattataaacgtactaatttgattaaaaagtttgtgattttttttaagcgcaacaataatataaaagtatataataatgggcatcattttaatcgtattgaccctcagaataaagaacacatgtcatttttaccagaaattgtacggcgtgaaaacaaaaccttccaaaattagcaaaattgcatttttcattttaatttccccacaaaaatagtgttttttggttgcgccatacattttatgatataatgagtgatgtcattacaaaggacaactggtcacgcaaaaaataagccctcatactagtctgtggatgaaaatataaaagagttatgatttttagaaggcgaggaggaaaaaatgaaaacgtaaaaattaaattgtctgagtccttaaggccaaaatgggctgagtccttaaggggttaagatgtatgTTCTCAGGGTGGAATATCGTGTAGAACTCCATTGCTCTTAATGGGGCCGGCACATGTCTGTCATGGTGTTGACTCATTACAGCAGTACCTGCTGGATTTCTCTAGGGCAGGATATTCTGTAGTGTCCATGTGCTCAATGACTGATATTTAGTGGGCAGAGTGGGTTTTAATGGGCTTTGTAGAATGTGCCAGATAAAGGTTCTGTACAcacttgcaaaaaaaattattctcaCAATGCATCaaagtaaaaaatatgtaattgttAGACACTGCTCTTCTCTCTTCTACTGCTCCTGACAAAACAATTGCTTAGCTATGGTAACACTGACGGTATTCTACATAGTATTCCTAATGTCTCATTTCTACCTGTACATACtgtgatgtcaggatctgtctgCTACATGGACACGTATTGCACATGACCTGTAGAAACATAATGCTATTGGTGTAAATGGAAACTATTGGGTATAGGACTGCTGTAGAATGGGTGTAAAgcataaatgtatttaaaaaaaaaaaattcaaatcacttAATATGCATTGAGAGAATAACAATTTGTTGGCAAAAGTAGACTTGGCTGTTTGGACAACTCATTTTCTCTTCCTACACAGCCCCATCTTATGAGCCAGGAAATCCCTGAGGACTGGGACAAGACCCCTGTCAGGGTATTGGTTGGAAAGAACTTTGAAGAAGTGGCCTTTGATGAGAACAAGAATGTATTTGTTGAGTTCTGTGAGTATAAGGCTAAAATTCCATTCCTGCTCATTTCTGGTTTGCCCAGGAAAGAAAATGATACTGAGTGATGGATCTTCTCTTTAGATGCTCCCTGGTGCGGTCACTGCAAGCAGCTGACACCAATCTGGGACCAGTTGGGGGAGAAGTTCAAGGACCATGAGAACATTGTCATTGCTAAAATGGATTCCACAGCCAATGAAATCGAAGCAGTCAAGATACACAGCTTCCCTACACTAAAATATTTTCCTGCGGGATCAGagaggaaggtaagttaaaggctgttttttgactatgctactggggctgtaaagttggtggtcttgcaattctgtgATCTTTGCCCCTTTAAATTTTTAGCAGTATACAAGATGTTTTCTCGGGCCTTTCCCAGCttgcagtgtggcccatgacattacatcactagtcaggtgttgaaagggagcctgtctgtgcttcaatgagaGCAGTGAAGatgattctccacagggctgcagggaattgtagtttaaagCACAGCACACATGGAAGTGAGCTTAGCTGTGCTGCAAAGGGCGGGGTGATGTGTGGTAGAGAGAAGACTCCTCCCACCTAGAAAAGggctcctggggattgtagttggaaGGAGGGCATAGAAACAGGAAATGGCCACttgccaccaacacaagcacagatactTGGAAAGAGTGTCATTACTGTATGAAAGGTAAATAGTagtgtcaccttatgttggataatccctttaatcccACACTTATCTTGGCCACACCACTGATTTATATGGTTTGGCTCATAACCGGTCTGTTCCAGGTGGTCGACTACAATGGGGAGAGAACACTAGATGGCTTTACAAACTTCTTGACAAGTGGTGGACAAGATGTAGCAGCAGATGAGGTAAGATGTCTATTGCAGACTAACTCCACAGCAGCACTTCCCatttagggtgcctccagctgttgcaagactacaactcccagcatgcccagacagccaacagctgtctgggcatgctgggagttgtagttttgcaacagctggaggcatactgatcGGAAAACGCTGCTCCAATTTTAACACGTGTGGTCCCAGTCTCAATATCTATTAACTCTTGCAATGTCTACAGGACCTCGAGGACCTGGATGAGGCAGACGAGCCAGAATTGGATGATGACGAAGATGACCACAAAAAAGACGAATTATAAGGGACAATGAGCTTAAAGTCCACAGCAGCCAGAAGACACTAAGAGTGGATGGAGGGGAGGAAATTAAAAACTTCTAGGAATGTTTTACATTGTCAGAGCTCTGAAAAATCCAGGGAAACTCTTCGTCCCAATCTGTACATTAGGGTCCTTTAAAATTTATGGGGGGGCGGGAGGTGGTATGGGAGCTTCATGACCTAATGTGTTATGGTCTGCAGAGTTTATTTTTCACTGTGAtgcgtatatatatgtgtaattttcttttttttttttttacacttttcagtAATTTTTTGCCCTGATGTAAGTTTTGGCACTTGTCGCTTTCTGTATTGTGTTATGTCCTGttttacgttttattttttaattgtaaATGTCATAAAACTAAATGAGTGCAAATTTGCATGGCCGGTGACCTGAATAAGGGctgccccctcctctcccatcacAGCCACTCTTAATTAGAATTGGGGGGGTCCCTAATTAGAGCTTTATATGCAGTAATGTCTCCCCCCAGTTCAGCACCTTTTCCATGCTGCCCTTTAATAGTCTGTGGGTATCTTGTGGCAGCTTTCAGTATTTGATGCAGTGTGAGGTCCTCCCTG belongs to Hyla sarda isolate aHylSar1 chromosome 13, aHylSar1.hap1, whole genome shotgun sequence and includes:
- the P4HB gene encoding protein disulfide-isomerase, whose product is MLRSVALVILVAFLVRADIPEENDVLVLKKDTFDKALENDFLMVEFYAPWCGHCKALVPEYEKAAKKLKEEGSKIRLAKVDATEESELAQEFGVRGYPTIKFFKNGDKSSPKEYSAGREAADIINWLKKRTGPAATTLADEAAVAALIESSEVAVIGFFKDETSDLAKMFLQAAEAVDDIPFGITSSEAAFSKYEVQKDNEAVLFKKFDEGRNNYDGELTKESFLNFLRSNQLPLVIEFTEQTAPKIFGGEIKTHILQFLPKSLPDYQDKLDNFKKAAESFKGKILFIFIDSDHTDNQRILEFFGLKKEECPAVRLITLEEEMTKYKPESDDLSAEKIKDFCNRFLEGKVKPHLMSQEIPEDWDKTPVRVLVGKNFEEVAFDENKNVFVEFYAPWCGHCKQLTPIWDQLGEKFKDHENIVIAKMDSTANEIEAVKIHSFPTLKYFPAGSERKVVDYNGERTLDGFTNFLTSGGQDVAADEDLEDLDEADEPELDDDEDDHKKDEL